One genomic region from Patescibacteria group bacterium encodes:
- a CDS encoding rod shape-determining protein, giving the protein MFIKKIGIDLGTTNVLVYIPKKGIIINEPSVVAISVVDKKILAVGSEAKEMLGRTPDTIIASRPLKDGVIADYKTTEAMLRYFINKALGGVHLFRPEVMVSVPAGITSTERRAVIDATIAAGAKAAYIIKEPIVAAIGADIPIGSASGHMIIDIGGGTAEMAVISLGGIVASDSVRIGGNKLDQAILEYVRRKFGLAIGERTAEDIKIKIGSATPLENKLSMEVKGRDMVSGLPKTIIINSDHVTEAIQDELNGIISACREVLHKTPPELSADVMEKGMVLTGGTALLRNIDILLSQATGVPAYVADDALLCVAKGTGVALENLESYKRSILATR; this is encoded by the coding sequence ATGTTTATCAAAAAAATCGGAATAGATTTAGGGACAACCAATGTTTTAGTCTATATTCCTAAAAAAGGCATCATTATTAATGAGCCATCGGTGGTGGCTATTTCTGTTGTTGATAAAAAGATATTAGCTGTCGGCAGTGAAGCCAAAGAAATGCTTGGCCGTACTCCCGATACTATTATCGCTTCTCGGCCGTTGAAAGACGGAGTTATTGCAGATTACAAAACTACGGAAGCCATGCTCCGATATTTTATTAATAAGGCGCTTGGCGGAGTTCATCTTTTTCGGCCGGAAGTAATGGTTTCCGTTCCGGCGGGCATCACTTCCACCGAAAGACGCGCGGTGATTGACGCGACTATCGCCGCCGGAGCCAAAGCCGCTTATATTATTAAAGAGCCGATTGTGGCCGCTATTGGAGCGGATATTCCGATTGGCAGTGCTTCCGGGCATATGATTATAGATATCGGCGGAGGAACGGCGGAGATGGCGGTGATTTCTTTGGGCGGGATTGTCGCTTCTGATTCCGTGCGCATCGGCGGCAACAAACTTGACCAAGCCATTTTGGAGTATGTGCGCCGCAAATTCGGCTTGGCTATCGGTGAACGCACGGCCGAAGATATAAAAATAAAAATCGGTTCAGCCACACCCTTGGAAAATAAATTATCCATGGAAGTCAAGGGGAGAGATATGGTCTCTGGCCTTCCCAAAACAATTATTATCAACTCTGACCATGTCACCGAAGCCATTCAAGACGAGTTAAACGGAATAATTTCCGCTTGCCGGGAAGTTCTTCATAAAACACCCCCCGAACTATCTGCTGATGTTATGGAAAAGGGGATGGTTTTGACCGGTGGAACAGCTCTGCTCCGTAATATAGATATTTTATTGTCGCAGGCGACCGGAGTGCCGGCCTATGTGGCTGATGATGCCTTGCTTTGCGTAGCCAAGGGTACAGGCGTTGCTTTAGAAAATTTGGAATCATATAAAAGGTCAATATTAGCGACAAGATAA
- a CDS encoding glycosyltransferase family 1 protein — protein sequence MLIGIDASRANKKEKTGTEWYSYYLIQEFKKLNSEGDQFILYSKEALCDGLENLPPNWRSKILTSSLRRFWTQWRLSWEMIKDKPDILFVPAHTIPLIHPKRTVTTLHDIGFERFPEIYNFQELAYHRFSARFAIKHAKRVITVSNFSKQEMIDIYGADPEKISVVYNGYNSDLYKKLPKEEASSILEKYNISQPYFLFLGRLEEKKNVAGLIRAFNLLMRDERFGDYKLVLVGRSGYFGYQKIKDEIFHSPVKDKILELGWVEEQDLPAFYNGATAFIFPSFYEGFGIPITEAMACGTPVVCSNRAALPEIAGGAGILIEPENFEEFGRKMGEVVNDENLRRTLIEKGLERAKLFSWKKCAEETMKILKQ from the coding sequence ATGCTCATCGGCATTGACGCTTCGCGCGCCAACAAAAAAGAAAAAACCGGGACCGAATGGTATTCTTACTATCTGATTCAAGAATTTAAGAAACTGAACTCCGAAGGGGATCAGTTTATTTTATATTCTAAAGAAGCTCTGTGTGACGGTTTAGAAAATTTGCCGCCTAATTGGCGTTCTAAAATTTTAACATCTTCTTTGCGCCGATTTTGGACGCAGTGGCGCCTGTCGTGGGAAATGATAAAAGACAAGCCGGATATTTTATTCGTTCCTGCGCACACCATACCGTTGATTCATCCTAAAAGAACCGTTACTACTTTACATGACATTGGTTTTGAGAGATTTCCTGAAATTTATAATTTTCAGGAATTAGCTTACCATCGTTTTTCCGCCCGTTTTGCCATTAAACACGCCAAGCGCGTTATTACTGTTTCCAATTTTTCGAAACAAGAGATGATTGATATTTACGGCGCCGACCCGGAGAAAATTTCCGTTGTTTATAATGGATATAATTCTGATTTATATAAAAAATTGCCGAAAGAGGAAGCTAGTTCCATATTAGAGAAATACAATATCAGTCAACCATACTTTTTGTTTTTAGGCAGATTGGAAGAAAAGAAAAATGTGGCGGGACTGATAAGGGCTTTTAATCTTTTGATGCGAGATGAGAGGTTTGGCGATTATAAATTAGTATTGGTCGGTCGGTCCGGATATTTTGGTTATCAAAAAATAAAAGATGAAATTTTTCATTCTCCGGTTAAAGATAAAATTTTAGAGCTCGGTTGGGTGGAGGAGCAGGATTTGCCAGCTTTTTATAATGGCGCTACAGCTTTTATTTTTCCCAGTTTTTACGAAGGTTTTGGAATCCCGATTACAGAGGCCATGGCTTGTGGCACGCCGGTAGTTTGTTCTAACCGCGCGGCTTTGCCGGAGATTGCGGGCGGGGCAGGAATTTTAATAGAACCGGAAAATTTTGAGGAATTTGGCCGGAAGATGGGGGAAGTTGTAAATGATGAAAATTTAAGAAGAACGCTTATTGAAAAGGGCCTGGAAAGGGCGAAATTATTTTCTTGGAAAAAATGCGCGGAGGAAACGATGAAAATTTTAAAGCAATAA
- the holB gene encoding DNA polymerase III subunit delta' encodes MYLWVNLLLNPPLYDRILYMIQKGIQWNWRVIGNRNIADFLQNNIAKNNLAHAYLFAGPEKVGRKILAYEFISSLFCEDKNVKPCGKCRQCQQIAKGIHPDVYHLSKLEEKKDIIIEQVRELQNKLSLGSFSNGYKVAVIDGADLLNESSANSFLKTLEEPTAKTIIILIAEKVDFLPATILSRCQILKFLPVKEKEIFDYLLSLGAQRAEAENLAHLSFGRPGLALDLFRQRDLLEEHNKRVNDFFLLSQGEIYERFEIINNLANSKIERNVLVKNLDSSLGIWASLLRDMAYIKNDSLDFIANLNVKEKLQKLAQRYSLEKIVELMEELNKTRDYLERNVNIRLALENFVLNL; translated from the coding sequence ATGTATTTGTGGGTAAATTTATTGTTAAATCCGCCGCTTTATGATAGAATTCTCTATATGATACAGAAGGGGATACAATGGAACTGGAGGGTGATTGGCAATCGTAATATTGCCGATTTTTTACAAAATAACATTGCCAAAAACAATTTAGCTCACGCCTACCTTTTTGCCGGTCCGGAAAAAGTTGGCCGCAAGATTCTGGCCTATGAATTTATCTCTTCGTTATTTTGCGAGGATAAAAACGTGAAACCCTGTGGCAAGTGCCGGCAATGTCAGCAAATCGCCAAGGGAATCCATCCGGACGTTTATCATCTTTCTAAATTGGAAGAAAAAAAAGACATCATCATTGAGCAGGTGAGAGAGTTACAAAATAAATTAAGTTTAGGCTCCTTTTCTAACGGTTATAAAGTGGCGGTAATTGATGGCGCGGACTTATTGAATGAATCTTCGGCCAACAGTTTTTTAAAGACGCTGGAAGAGCCGACAGCCAAGACGATTATTATTTTGATAGCCGAGAAAGTTGATTTTTTGCCGGCAACAATTCTGTCGCGTTGTCAGATTTTAAAATTTTTACCAGTTAAAGAAAAAGAAATTTTTGATTATCTTTTATCCTTGGGCGCTCAACGCGCGGAGGCGGAAAATTTGGCGCACTTGTCCTTTGGCCGGCCGGGCCTAGCTCTTGATTTATTCCGCCAACGGGATTTGCTGGAAGAACATAATAAGAGAGTGAATGACTTTTTTCTCTTGTCTCAAGGCGAAATTTATGAAAGGTTTGAAATCATAAATAATTTGGCCAATAGCAAGATAGAGAGAAATGTTTTGGTTAAAAATTTGGACAGTTCGCTCGGGATTTGGGCGTCGCTTTTAAGGGACATGGCCTATATCAAGAATGATTCTCTCGATTTTATCGCCAATTTGAATGTCAAGGAAAAATTACAAAAACTAGCGCAAAGATACTCTTTGGAGAAAATTGTGGAACTAATGGAAGAGCTTAACAAAACCAGGGATTATTTGGAAAGGAACGTGAATATCCGTTTGGCCCTGGAAAACTTTGTTTTAAATCTATAA